One part of the Treponema sp. OMZ 787 genome encodes these proteins:
- a CDS encoding pseudouridine synthase: MEEIRLQVYLARCGIASRRASENLILNGRVAVDGKIVTELGTKVSGKEKICFDGKQIFPEAEKRYVLLNKPEGYVCSLADEKDRPIAASLLKDTYTERLYNIGRLDMLSGGAILFTNDGDFSARVEHPSSEIEKEYEVITVFEYPDEVLQKFLRGVRIEGVFYKALSAERLAKNKMRIVLIEGKNREIRRVLKFFNIKIKKLTRVRIGCVYLSDLPVGKHRPLTPEEIKGLLG; the protein is encoded by the coding sequence ATGGAAGAAATAAGACTTCAAGTTTATTTAGCCCGCTGCGGAATCGCTTCGCGCCGGGCATCGGAAAATCTCATCCTAAACGGAAGGGTAGCTGTTGACGGCAAGATTGTAACGGAGCTCGGCACAAAGGTTTCCGGTAAGGAAAAAATATGCTTTGACGGAAAACAAATTTTCCCCGAGGCCGAAAAAAGATATGTTCTATTGAATAAGCCTGAAGGTTATGTTTGCTCCCTCGCCGATGAGAAGGATAGACCCATCGCAGCCTCCCTCTTAAAAGATACCTACACCGAAAGGCTTTACAATATCGGCCGCTTGGATATGCTTTCGGGCGGGGCAATCCTTTTTACAAATGACGGAGATTTTTCTGCAAGGGTTGAGCACCCTTCCTCCGAAATCGAAAAAGAATATGAGGTAATAACCGTCTTTGAATACCCCGACGAGGTTCTCCAAAAATTTTTAAGGGGAGTGCGCATTGAAGGCGTTTTTTATAAGGCCCTGTCGGCTGAGCGCCTAGCCAAAAACAAGATGCGCATAGTTTTGATTGAAGGCAAAAACCGCGAAATCCGCCGCGTCTTAAAATTCTTTAATATCAAAATAAAAAAACTTACACGCGTCAGAATAGGCTGCGTGTACCTATCAGACCTCCCCGTCGGCAAACACCGCCCGTTGACTCCCGAAGAAATTAAGGGATTGTTGGGCTAA
- the scpB gene encoding SMC-Scp complex subunit ScpB, whose translation MVQNYNLEKEISLVEAILYLEGDPLTDEALCKISGLSPEIVNDAIKALQEAYSAPQSGIELAKMMGGWVIMPKKELWEHLKDRYGKKNEGRLSRAAMETLSIIAYSQPVTRAEIEAIRGVSADNMIRLLVEKDLIKEVGKKDVPGKPTMFGTTKEFLKVFRLNSIADLPKLDETERERFELAR comes from the coding sequence ATGGTTCAGAATTATAATTTGGAAAAAGAAATCTCCTTGGTTGAGGCCATCCTCTATTTGGAAGGCGACCCCTTAACTGATGAGGCTCTTTGTAAAATATCAGGTCTCTCGCCCGAAATCGTAAACGATGCAATCAAGGCTTTGCAGGAAGCATATTCTGCACCTCAAAGCGGAATCGAGCTTGCCAAGATGATGGGCGGCTGGGTTATAATGCCCAAAAAAGAATTGTGGGAGCACCTAAAAGACCGCTACGGTAAAAAAAATGAAGGCCGCCTTTCCCGTGCCGCCATGGAAACTCTTTCTATAATCGCTTATTCCCAGCCGGTAACAAGGGCTGAAATTGAAGCTATCCGCGGAGTTTCCGCAGACAATATGATCCGCCTCCTTGTTGAAAAAGACCTTATAAAAGAGGTCGGCAAAAAGGATGTTCCCGGCAAACCCACGATGTTCGGTACCACAAAGGAGTTCTTAAAAGTCTTCAGGCTTAACAGCATTGCCGACCTTCCGAAGCTGGATGAAACCGAAAGAGAAAGGTTCGAGCTTGCCCGATAA
- a CDS encoding ScpA family protein yields MSTQALSQIDTQEVTYSNTEFKVHNFEGPLDLLLFLINKNEVNIYDIPIAEITEQYLEYLDYAIEPDLDNLVDFYSMAANLIYIKSRMLLPVEVSVDDEDIEDPRSELVDKLIEYQKYKKLSELMEEKESEAEWFFERKKIQHALPFGEEELWERVDTWDLLKTFSQLMSNYNAEHILDLYEEVSVNEKITLMNELLEQKGECMFTDLIVRKGNLMDVVCAFMAILEAVKFKMASIWQNRMFGDIKIRPWEQDNGSEL; encoded by the coding sequence ATGAGTACACAAGCTTTAAGTCAGATTGATACACAGGAAGTAACCTATTCCAACACGGAATTTAAGGTGCATAATTTTGAGGGCCCCTTAGACCTTCTTCTTTTTTTGATAAACAAAAACGAGGTGAATATCTACGATATTCCGATTGCAGAAATAACCGAGCAATATCTGGAATATCTGGATTATGCAATTGAACCCGATTTGGATAACCTTGTCGATTTTTATTCGATGGCCGCAAATTTAATTTATATAAAAAGCAGAATGCTTTTACCGGTTGAGGTTTCGGTTGATGATGAAGATATTGAAGACCCGCGTTCCGAGCTGGTCGATAAGCTCATCGAGTATCAAAAATATAAAAAGCTTTCCGAACTTATGGAAGAAAAAGAAAGCGAAGCGGAATGGTTTTTTGAAAGAAAAAAAATTCAGCACGCCCTTCCTTTTGGAGAAGAAGAACTTTGGGAGCGGGTTGATACCTGGGATCTTTTAAAAACCTTTTCTCAGCTTATGTCGAACTACAATGCCGAACATATCTTAGACCTTTACGAAGAAGTTTCGGTAAACGAAAAGATTACCCTCATGAACGAGCTTTTGGAACAAAAGGGTGAGTGTATGTTTACGGATTTAATTGTACGCAAGGGAAACTTAATGGATGTGGTTTGTGCATTTATGGCTATTTTGGAGGCTGTTAAATTTAAGATGGCAAGTATTTGGCAAAACAGAATGTTCGGAGATATAAAAATACGCCCATGGGAGCAGGATAATGGTTCAGAATTATAA
- the recA gene encoding recombinase RecA gives MAKAKNETPVVANPDDKLKALEAARLQIEKQFGQGSLMKLGNNSAIGNIDIIPSGSILLDEALGIGGYPRGRIIEIFGPESSGKTTIALHAVAEAQKQGGIAAFIDAEHALDPQYAKALGVNIDELWVSQPDTGEQALEIAESLVRSGAVDIIVIDSVAALTPQAEIAGEMGDSHMGLQARLMSQALRKLTAIIGKSNCMIIFINQIRMKIGVMFGSPETTTGGNALKFYASVRLDVRKTETLGKGEDEAWGNKIRVKVVKNKVAPPFRKVEMEILFGKGVCPYGSLLDSAVKQEIIGKSGSWYSYGDDKIGQGRPNAVKFLEDNIEITQKIEKELREKLFPGRTFVSSFVEKTKEQKEAQEKAVEALKKEEDSKETASKTKKEEADGAAAEKPAAPKSKKTEVVGLPADDSLF, from the coding sequence GTGGCAAAGGCAAAAAATGAAACACCGGTAGTTGCAAATCCGGATGATAAGTTAAAGGCTTTAGAGGCCGCCCGTCTTCAAATCGAAAAGCAATTCGGGCAGGGCTCCTTGATGAAGTTAGGAAATAATTCCGCTATCGGAAATATCGATATTATTCCGTCGGGAAGCATTCTTTTGGATGAAGCTCTTGGAATAGGAGGTTATCCTCGCGGCAGAATTATCGAAATATTCGGCCCCGAATCTTCGGGTAAGACTACTATAGCTCTTCATGCCGTCGCTGAGGCACAAAAGCAGGGAGGCATAGCCGCCTTTATCGATGCCGAGCACGCCCTCGATCCCCAATATGCCAAGGCCTTGGGCGTAAACATTGATGAACTTTGGGTGTCTCAGCCCGATACGGGAGAGCAGGCTCTTGAAATAGCCGAAAGTCTTGTCCGCTCAGGTGCGGTTGACATAATAGTAATTGACTCTGTAGCCGCCCTAACTCCTCAGGCAGAAATCGCCGGAGAAATGGGAGATTCACACATGGGCTTACAAGCACGCTTGATGAGTCAGGCCTTGCGAAAGCTCACCGCTATTATCGGTAAGTCCAACTGTATGATAATCTTTATCAACCAAATCCGAATGAAGATAGGCGTTATGTTCGGAAGCCCCGAAACTACTACCGGCGGAAATGCCCTCAAATTTTACGCATCAGTCCGCTTGGATGTACGCAAAACCGAAACACTCGGCAAGGGCGAAGATGAAGCATGGGGAAATAAGATCCGTGTAAAGGTTGTAAAGAACAAGGTCGCTCCTCCTTTTAGAAAGGTCGAAATGGAAATCCTTTTCGGAAAGGGGGTTTGTCCCTATGGAAGCCTCTTGGACTCTGCCGTAAAACAAGAGATAATCGGAAAGAGCGGCTCTTGGTATTCTTACGGAGACGATAAGATCGGACAGGGAAGACCGAATGCCGTTAAATTCTTGGAAGATAATATAGAAATAACTCAAAAAATCGAAAAAGAATTGAGAGAAAAGCTCTTCCCGGGCAGGACCTTTGTTTCAAGTTTTGTAGAAAAAACAAAGGAGCAAAAGGAAGCCCAAGAAAAGGCAGTAGAAGCTCTTAAAAAAGAAGAAGACTCAAAAGAAACAGCTTCAAAGACTAAAAAAGAAGAAGCCGATGGTGCTGCTGCAGAAAAGCCTGCCGCTCCAAAGTCAAAAAAGACTGAAGTTGTAGGCCTTCCGGCTGACGACAGTCTTTTTTAA
- a CDS encoding NADH:flavin oxidoreductase, with product MSLLFSSFKVKNIELNTKLVMPPMATEKADERGCVTKALCDYYDEKTKGAYVGLVVTEHSYVSPEGKASPGQLSISEDSAIEGFKKLVSVLHKNGAKVIAQISHAGAAAHHEITGYDVLSSSCVKIPRKSSDYELPKEMSQADIDKVVVDFVQAARRAKEAGFDGVEIHSAHGYLLNQFFSPIMNKRTDAYNGTSIEGRTKLHLEIIRSIRKITGPSFLIAVRLGACDYISGGSSLEDSVKACLLFKEAGVDLLDISGGFCGYTNPELEEEGWFSRITQALKEKVGVPVILTGGIVSPEAAENILIQGKSDLIGVGRALLNDSDWPKKAMKKLEG from the coding sequence ATGTCTTTATTGTTTTCGAGTTTTAAAGTTAAAAATATAGAGCTTAACACAAAATTGGTTATGCCTCCGATGGCTACAGAAAAGGCTGATGAAAGAGGTTGCGTTACCAAAGCTCTTTGTGATTATTATGACGAAAAAACGAAAGGTGCCTATGTCGGCCTTGTGGTAACGGAGCATAGTTATGTCAGTCCTGAAGGCAAGGCTAGTCCGGGACAGCTGTCTATCTCGGAAGATTCTGCTATTGAAGGTTTCAAAAAACTTGTTTCTGTTTTGCACAAAAACGGAGCAAAGGTTATCGCACAAATTTCTCATGCAGGAGCTGCGGCTCATCACGAAATAACTGGATATGATGTTTTAAGCTCAAGCTGCGTAAAAATTCCCCGTAAAAGTTCTGATTATGAATTGCCTAAGGAGATGAGTCAGGCTGATATAGACAAGGTTGTTGTCGATTTTGTTCAGGCTGCAAGGCGGGCAAAGGAAGCCGGCTTTGACGGTGTGGAAATTCATTCGGCCCACGGTTATCTTTTAAACCAGTTTTTTTCGCCGATTATGAATAAGCGTACCGACGCATACAACGGAACTTCCATTGAAGGCAGAACAAAGCTTCATCTTGAAATCATAAGATCCATCCGCAAAATAACAGGCCCGTCATTTTTGATTGCAGTTCGTTTGGGGGCCTGCGATTATATTTCGGGAGGCAGCTCCCTTGAAGATTCCGTTAAGGCCTGTCTTCTTTTTAAGGAAGCCGGAGTAGATTTACTCGATATTTCCGGAGGTTTTTGCGGTTACACAAACCCTGAACTTGAAGAAGAAGGATGGTTCAGCCGTATAACTCAAGCTTTAAAAGAAAAAGTAGGTGTGCCCGTAATTCTTACGGGAGGAATTGTAAGCCCCGAAGCGGCCGAGAACATTTTAATACAAGGAAAATCCGATCTAATCGGAGTGGGGCGGGCTCTTCTAAATGATTCCGACTGGCCTAAAAAAGCAATGAAAAAACTGGAAGGTTAA
- a CDS encoding PUR family DNA/RNA-binding protein: protein MGIRGELFTTQVSAENRTYFFNVKENTKGDVFLQVVESKASEGLGFDRHAVVVFEDEMRSFLQGLDKCIEFIEKNRKEKAKSKVKKTIDAKKPAEKSDKPVKPRVPRSRSTEKKDGENSRVKKVIKKKSR, encoded by the coding sequence ATGGGAATTAGAGGTGAACTTTTTACTACTCAGGTGTCGGCAGAAAACCGTACCTATTTTTTTAATGTTAAAGAAAATACAAAGGGCGATGTTTTTTTACAGGTTGTTGAAAGCAAGGCTTCTGAGGGCCTAGGTTTTGACCGCCATGCCGTTGTAGTTTTTGAAGATGAAATGCGTTCTTTTTTACAGGGGTTGGATAAGTGCATAGAATTTATCGAAAAAAACAGAAAAGAAAAAGCAAAGTCTAAGGTAAAAAAGACTATTGATGCAAAAAAGCCCGCCGAAAAAAGCGATAAGCCTGTAAAACCCCGTGTTCCGCGAAGCCGAAGTACCGAGAAAAAAGACGGAGAAAACTCAAGGGTAAAAAAAGTAATCAAAAAGAAAAGCCGATGA
- a CDS encoding phosphoglucomutase, with protein sequence MILSASGWRKVFAESGKEEDRTTGIKYADSIILCHAAMAFAEFLRLNFPKIKTIVIGRDSRPTGAAIEDVFIKTLILTSYNLKVVGCTAAPEIMAYSKTIGAAFAYISASHNPIGHNGLKFGVDSGGVLDGEQAKTLIKMFKERLNADNAEDAALKFLHDYNLKKLQDIRMQTVYVKKEALDAYYNYSKAVITNSSDPKVQDKFFDKLRKAVIAAKKEGHPLSIVADFNGSARAASIDRHFFKDSEFELIGVNEEPGNILHGILPEGANLGFCAKKMDYLHFDPDSSPLYKNSFLGYMPDCDGDRGNIIYWNEELNKAIPLEAQEVFTLSVIAELADSFYSKRGNKKQAVAVNGPTSLRVEEAAACFGAEVFRAEVGEANVVNLAAELREKKYNVRILGEGSNGGNITHPAKVRDPINTIFAILKLLLIKTELMKKGLFHIWCEKSKQMDKYKPDFTLADILKTLPQYTTTPTGEERAILKIHTEDHAVLKGRYQKIFEEEWNKKKEELKEKFGIVSYRSFSNNGTKQTQDLKDFSASGRGGLKIQFYNSKDEPIGFIWMRGSGTEPIFRIMADIKGPSPEDEKYLVEWQGEMVRRADLGA encoded by the coding sequence ATGATATTATCTGCTTCAGGTTGGAGGAAGGTTTTTGCCGAGTCAGGCAAAGAAGAAGATAGAACAACCGGAATAAAATATGCAGACTCAATAATACTATGCCACGCAGCCATGGCCTTTGCAGAATTTTTAAGATTAAATTTTCCTAAAATAAAAACTATAGTAATAGGCAGGGATAGCCGTCCTACAGGTGCAGCCATCGAAGATGTGTTTATTAAAACTCTTATTTTGACTTCTTATAATTTAAAAGTTGTGGGCTGCACGGCAGCTCCCGAAATAATGGCTTATTCAAAAACTATCGGTGCTGCCTTTGCTTATATTTCTGCAAGCCACAACCCAATCGGGCATAACGGTCTTAAATTCGGGGTGGACTCAGGCGGAGTCCTTGACGGGGAACAAGCTAAGACCTTAATTAAAATGTTTAAAGAAAGGCTTAATGCCGATAATGCCGAAGATGCAGCTTTAAAATTTCTTCATGATTATAATTTGAAAAAATTACAAGATATAAGGATGCAGACTGTCTATGTAAAAAAAGAAGCCTTGGATGCTTATTATAATTATTCGAAGGCTGTAATTACAAATTCGTCTGATCCAAAAGTACAAGATAAATTTTTTGATAAGCTGCGAAAAGCCGTTATTGCCGCAAAAAAAGAAGGCCATCCGCTTTCAATAGTTGCCGACTTTAACGGAAGTGCAAGAGCCGCCTCCATTGATAGACATTTTTTTAAAGACAGCGAATTCGAATTAATAGGAGTGAACGAAGAACCGGGAAATATTTTGCACGGCATCTTGCCTGAAGGTGCTAACCTAGGCTTTTGTGCAAAAAAAATGGACTACCTCCATTTCGATCCTGATTCAAGCCCTCTATATAAAAACAGCTTTTTGGGTTATATGCCTGATTGCGACGGCGACAGAGGAAATATTATATATTGGAATGAAGAGCTTAACAAGGCAATCCCGCTTGAAGCTCAAGAAGTTTTTACTCTTTCGGTAATTGCAGAATTGGCAGATTCTTTTTATTCTAAAAGAGGAAATAAAAAGCAGGCTGTTGCGGTCAATGGGCCGACCTCATTGCGTGTCGAAGAAGCTGCCGCTTGTTTCGGTGCCGAGGTTTTTAGAGCAGAGGTAGGTGAGGCAAATGTGGTAAACTTGGCTGCAGAATTGCGTGAAAAAAAATATAATGTCCGAATCTTGGGAGAAGGCTCAAACGGAGGAAACATAACTCACCCTGCAAAGGTACGGGATCCTATAAATACCATTTTCGCAATTTTAAAACTTCTTTTAATAAAAACTGAACTTATGAAAAAAGGGCTTTTTCATATTTGGTGTGAAAAATCAAAACAAATGGATAAGTACAAGCCCGACTTTACCTTGGCCGATATTTTAAAAACCTTGCCTCAATATACGACAACTCCTACCGGGGAAGAAAGGGCTATTTTAAAAATACATACCGAGGATCATGCCGTTCTAAAGGGCCGGTATCAGAAAATATTTGAAGAAGAATGGAATAAAAAGAAAGAAGAGCTTAAAGAAAAATTCGGAATTGTAAGCTACCGCAGTTTTTCTAATAACGGAACAAAGCAGACTCAAGACTTAAAAGATTTTTCCGCATCGGGCAGGGGCGGTCTTAAAATTCAGTTTTACAACTCGAAAGATGAGCCTATAGGATTTATCTGGATGCGCGGTTCGGGGACGGAGCCTATATTCAGAATAATGGCGGATATAAAGGGTCCTTCCCCCGAAGACGAAAAATATCTGGTTGAATGGCAGGGCGAAATGGTAAGGCGTGCCGATTTGGGTGCATAG
- a CDS encoding MgtC/SapB family protein, which yields MDTGALTDKIIIIRLLLSFLAGCCIGMERSGKRQVAGLRTHILICVGACGMMIISIWLPQVSGKGDTARVAAQVVSGMGFLGAGAILKIGANVKGLTTAASIWVIAGIGLAIGSGLYTAGIVMTVISLLTLSLVNRLELKIFPVRQNKFLEVYFHGNIPPMTAIINVLSEYSASIVSTNVRSSKSSKEHSKVVLFINVPKKMDLSKMTKDFQAIEEVDTIVLREKIT from the coding sequence ATGGATACCGGAGCTTTAACAGACAAAATCATTATTATCCGTTTGCTTTTAAGCTTTTTAGCCGGTTGTTGTATAGGTATGGAGCGTTCGGGCAAGAGGCAGGTTGCCGGTTTACGTACTCATATTTTGATATGCGTAGGGGCCTGCGGTATGATGATCATATCCATCTGGCTGCCGCAAGTCAGCGGTAAGGGAGACACGGCAAGAGTCGCGGCTCAGGTTGTTTCAGGCATGGGCTTTTTGGGTGCAGGGGCCATCCTAAAGATAGGTGCCAATGTAAAGGGGCTAACAACTGCTGCCTCGATATGGGTAATTGCCGGAATAGGCTTGGCCATAGGAAGCGGCTTATATACTGCCGGAATCGTTATGACTGTTATTTCCTTGCTTACCCTATCCCTTGTAAACAGGCTTGAACTTAAAATTTTTCCTGTAAGGCAAAATAAATTTTTAGAAGTGTATTTTCACGGAAACATTCCTCCAATGACGGCGATAATCAATGTTTTATCTGAATATTCCGCATCCATTGTATCTACAAATGTCCGATCATCAAAGTCATCCAAAGAACATTCTAAGGTTGTTCTTTTTATAAATGTTCCTAAAAAAATGGATCTTTCTAAGATGACCAAAGACTTTCAAGCAATCGAAGAGGTTGATACAATAGTATTAAGAGAAAAAATAACTTAA
- the tyrS gene encoding tyrosine--tRNA ligase: MNKALKRLQERGFFQQCTDLQALSDRMDKGPISFYIGADPTGPSLHIGHMVPMFALKHLCREGHKGIVLVGGGTARIGDPSGKTEMRKMLSYDELDKNAILIQRQLEKFLAEDSAQVRFANNRDWIADLNYIDFLRDIGSHFSVNRMLSFEAYKKRMETGLSFLEFNYQLLQSYDFLMLNQNYNVELQIGGDDQWGNMVAGSDLIRRKSSKEVFALTFPLITRADGQKMGKSEKGALFLDPDMVSPYDFFQYWRNVADADVERFMLLFTFLSIEEIKTICAGDINKAKERLAFENTAIIHGKEEAEKALAGARAAFSGGGNKEAMPTANFTLAKLNEGIGVLDLFAEAGLASTKSEARRLVEQGGAFINEEKISDIKAVIGKDKLDKDNEMILRAGKKRFMRIIFS; this comes from the coding sequence ATGAACAAAGCATTAAAAAGATTACAAGAGAGGGGCTTTTTTCAGCAATGTACCGACTTGCAAGCCCTATCAGACAGGATGGATAAGGGGCCGATCAGCTTTTACATAGGGGCAGATCCCACCGGGCCCAGCTTACATATAGGACACATGGTTCCGATGTTTGCCTTAAAGCATTTATGCCGCGAAGGTCATAAGGGTATTGTTTTGGTTGGGGGAGGCACAGCCCGCATAGGCGATCCTTCAGGCAAGACCGAAATGCGTAAAATGCTTTCATACGATGAACTCGATAAAAACGCAATTTTGATTCAACGCCAGCTTGAAAAATTTTTAGCCGAAGACTCGGCTCAAGTCCGGTTTGCTAATAATAGGGATTGGATCGCAGACTTAAATTATATCGATTTTTTACGCGATATAGGCTCTCATTTTTCGGTAAACAGAATGCTCAGCTTTGAAGCATACAAAAAAAGAATGGAAACAGGCCTTTCCTTTTTGGAATTTAACTATCAGCTCTTACAAAGCTACGACTTTTTAATGCTTAATCAAAACTACAATGTGGAATTACAAATAGGAGGGGATGATCAATGGGGCAATATGGTTGCAGGAAGCGACCTTATCCGCAGAAAATCATCAAAAGAGGTCTTTGCCCTAACCTTCCCCCTCATTACAAGAGCCGACGGCCAAAAAATGGGAAAGAGTGAAAAAGGAGCCCTCTTCTTGGATCCGGACATGGTTTCTCCCTACGATTTCTTCCAATACTGGAGGAATGTAGCCGATGCCGATGTCGAAAGATTTATGCTTCTTTTTACATTCTTATCTATAGAAGAAATAAAGACTATCTGTGCAGGAGACATAAACAAGGCTAAGGAAAGATTAGCCTTCGAAAACACCGCTATCATTCACGGTAAGGAAGAAGCGGAAAAAGCCTTGGCAGGAGCAAGGGCAGCCTTTTCAGGCGGCGGAAATAAGGAAGCCATGCCCACGGCAAATTTCACTCTTGCAAAATTAAACGAAGGAATCGGAGTGCTTGACCTCTTTGCCGAAGCAGGACTTGCCTCAACCAAGAGCGAGGCCCGCCGACTTGTCGAGCAGGGAGGCGCCTTTATAAACGAAGAAAAAATCTCTGACATCAAGGCCGTAATCGGAAAAGACAAACTCGACAAAGACAACGAGATGATTCTGCGTGCCGGTAAAAAACGCTTTATGAGGATAATCTTCAGCTAA
- a CDS encoding 16S rRNA pseudouridine(516) synthase — protein MKTRLDRILALSGLGSRNDVKKIIRKKNCCVDGVRIVSPSFILDTDLNKITIDGEPLVLRTNVYLMLNKPQGCVTSTSDPVHKTVMDYIKAPFDKMKLFPIGRLDIDTEGLLIITDDGEITHKITSPKSGTVKTYYLELTREPSEEEFKNYCEEFEKGIVLKNGYNCLPAKFEQCENKTGSGRSGFLMHITEGKFHQVKKMCLSVGNELCYLRRIAVGSIILDESLKGGEYRELSTEEIDSLRDYF, from the coding sequence GTGAAAACCCGTTTAGACAGAATATTGGCCTTGAGCGGCCTCGGCTCCAGAAACGATGTAAAAAAAATAATACGCAAAAAAAACTGCTGTGTAGACGGGGTTCGTATTGTTTCTCCTTCTTTTATTTTAGACACCGATCTAAATAAAATTACCATAGACGGTGAACCTCTTGTGCTTAGAACAAATGTTTATCTTATGCTTAATAAACCGCAAGGCTGCGTAACCTCGACAAGCGATCCCGTGCATAAGACCGTAATGGATTATATAAAAGCTCCCTTTGACAAGATGAAGCTTTTCCCCATTGGGCGGCTTGATATAGATACCGAAGGCCTTTTGATTATCACCGATGACGGTGAAATTACCCATAAGATTACCTCCCCTAAGTCGGGAACGGTCAAGACCTATTATTTGGAGCTGACCCGAGAACCCTCCGAAGAAGAATTTAAAAATTACTGCGAAGAATTTGAAAAAGGAATTGTTCTAAAAAACGGCTATAATTGCCTTCCCGCAAAATTCGAACAATGTGAAAACAAAACAGGTTCCGGTAGAAGCGGTTTTTTAATGCATATAACCGAGGGGAAATTTCATCAGGTAAAAAAAATGTGCTTGAGCGTAGGCAACGAACTTTGTTACCTACGCCGCATTGCAGTCGGCTCAATCATTTTGGACGAAAGCCTAAAAGGCGGGGAATACCGCGAGCTTTCTACCGAAGAAATAGATTCGCTGAGAGATTATTTTTGA
- a CDS encoding alpha-hydroxy-acid oxidizing protein — MSINKKYKCRLCKICDGKACIGELPGMGGVFESSNFILNCADWKNYYTSQSHPPPRLRLAPITGAVENIGYEDERQFYFDIIRASVKAGLALSIGDGYPDLKLFSGIEALRYEKKKAAVFLKPYPQMKLFERIEAAKDVAEIIGVDTDAYNIVTMRNLVHLEKKTARDLAALKKYAKLPFAVKGVFTSYDIEVIKELKPDIAIISNHGGRIETDRGSVAAFAGKHLKEIKKYTGEVWADGGLRKKEDFIAASSLGIEEVLIGRPCITALLRDKENGIKNFIDSILK, encoded by the coding sequence ATGAGTATAAACAAAAAATATAAGTGCCGATTATGCAAGATCTGTGACGGCAAAGCCTGCATAGGGGAGCTTCCGGGAATGGGCGGAGTCTTTGAAAGCTCTAATTTTATTTTAAACTGTGCCGATTGGAAAAACTATTATACCTCTCAATCCCATCCTCCGCCGAGGCTCCGCCTGGCTCCGATTACGGGAGCTGTAGAAAATATCGGGTACGAGGATGAAAGGCAATTTTACTTTGACATTATAAGGGCCTCGGTTAAGGCCGGTTTGGCTTTGAGTATAGGGGACGGTTATCCCGACTTAAAACTTTTTTCGGGAATTGAGGCCTTAAGATATGAGAAAAAAAAAGCTGCTGTCTTTTTAAAACCCTATCCCCAGATGAAGCTTTTTGAAAGGATTGAAGCCGCAAAGGATGTTGCTGAAATTATCGGGGTAGATACGGATGCTTATAACATAGTAACTATGAGAAACCTTGTTCATCTTGAAAAAAAGACTGCAAGGGACTTGGCTGCCTTAAAAAAATATGCCAAGCTCCCCTTTGCCGTTAAGGGTGTGTTTACCTCGTATGATATTGAAGTCATAAAAGAGCTAAAGCCCGACATTGCTATAATTTCAAATCACGGAGGGCGTATTGAAACGGATAGGGGAAGCGTTGCAGCCTTTGCCGGTAAGCATTTAAAGGAAATAAAAAAATATACAGGCGAGGTTTGGGCGGACGGCGGCTTACGCAAGAAAGAAGATTTTATAGCGGCCTCATCTTTAGGGATTGAAGAGGTTTTAATAGGCCGCCCCTGCATTACCGCCCTTCTTAGGGATAAGGAAAACGGCATAAAAAATTTTATCGATTCGATTTTAAAATAA